One genomic region from Tripterygium wilfordii isolate XIE 37 chromosome 20, ASM1340144v1, whole genome shotgun sequence encodes:
- the LOC119987268 gene encoding uncharacterized protein LOC119987268: MRRALMPGDEESMSDEEIWETLPHFWVAISMVFFVAAAVFTLLCGDVGALCWWDLFINFGITECFPFLVFTKWSNPVIHINSSTREATSSSTTVRYLDWNSSFVSSSKEDQQMDGMCGLWPCYENPSNWFPSAPLYALRGTRASGFWTWLLGWMPYNPHM, translated from the exons ATGCGTAGGGCTCTCATGCCAGGAGATGAGGAAAGCATGAgtgatgaagaaatatgggagaCCCTACCT CACTTCTGGGTGGCAATTTCAATGGTTTTCTTTGTGGCTGCTGCTGTTTTCACCCTCCTATGTG GAGATGTAGGTGCCCTTTGTTGGTGGgacttatttataaattttgg CATCACGGAGTGCTTTCCCTTTCTTGTTTTTACAAAGTGGTCTAATCCGGTGATTCACATAAATTCTAGCACAAGAGAAGCTACTTCATCTTCAACTACTGTCAGATATCTTGACTGGAATAGTAGTTTTGTAAGTTCTTCCAAGGAGGATCAGCAAATGGATGGAATGTGCGGCCTGTGGCCATGTTATGAAAATCCCAGTAATTGGTTTCCAAGTGCTCCTTTGTATGCGCTTAGAGGTACACGGGCTTCTGGTTTCTGGACATGGCTTCTTGGTTGGATGCCTTATAACCCCCATATGTAG